The DNA region AATTCCTTGTGATGAATCTGAGAGCACAAACAAGAGCACAGAGCAAGGCTTCCTTCAGGCAGTGAATTTTGAGGAAGGCAAAAGAAACAGGAATATGCTGTTTTTCTAACTCCAAAGAGGAGAAGATGCTGTCTCTTGGTGATGAGGACTTAAGGCCCACCAAAGAAGACTGTGTTCCATTAAACAATAAAGAGCACTTCTGGGTTTGTGAATGTTGGGGTGAATTGATAGAAGTGGTGTTGAAGGAGAATTATTCTAACCAAAGTATGGTGGACTGGGTGGACTGGGTTAGTCAGGGAGATCTGCCTGGAGACTCTCAATTTGCATAATTGACCTGCAGTAATCAGTGTGAATTAAGCTGATGGCAATAAAACCCGATAGGAAGAAGTAGAAGGATCTAAGTGATGGCACCAATCAGAGCTTGAGACTCAAATTTGACTAAATATATACCAGGCCATAGGGGACACCATGTAAGGAGATACTTTCCAAGGAAATACATGTTAAGAGTGACTAGCTGAGCACTTAGTCTTTGGGGATTCCAACAGCTaatagaaagaggaaagaaggacaaCTAGCAAAGATGGACAGAGAATGATGGGGCAGAGAGATAAGAAGAGAAACTCGAGAATGTAGTGCAATGAGAGCCAAGGCTAGGACCATTACAGGAAGGAGTGGGTGCTTGACAGTATCAAATTCATCCTCAATGTCAAAGAGCCAAACTTAGCAAAAACCCTGGAATTTGGCCAGGAGGTCCATGATGAACTCACACAGGGCCATTTGgctgaaaaacaacaactgaaCTGTAGAAAGTTCcagaggagggagaggtggggaaatTGAAGAAGCTCATTGAAACTGTCCATATAGTAATGTGGCAGGACAAAGAAGAACAAGATTAAACTTTATAATGGTAGTACTGTGATTTAACCACTCTGAATCTCAGTTACCTCTTCGGAAAATGAACAGAATTATACTATTTCCTAAAGCTGTGGAAAAGTACTGTACAATTTTAATTATTCTTTATGTTGCAGTGAAGGAGCTTCTACCTCTACACCCTATTTTCCttgcaaaagtgtgtgtgtgtgtgtgtgtgcgtgtgtgtgtgtgcgcgtgtgtgtgagtgctagggcttgaactcacggcctgagtactgtcccttaactttttccctcaaggctagtgctctgccatttgagccatagctccacttccagctttggggtggttaattggacataagcgtctcatgaactttactgcccaggctggctttgaaacttgatccccAGATATCAGTGTCCTAAATAGGtgagattctaggcatgagccaccagcacctagctcaagATGAGTCTTTTAGCTCAACAGTCACATCCCTAGAGATATATGGCTATGAAAATTTTAGCTGTGTCTTCTGGTATTCATTGTGCTCAGTTTTGAAATGTTCTTGAGCCCACCTGAGGTCAGGGCATTGAGACAGTGGTCAGGGTTATATGGAAGGTCTTTGAGGCTTGGGGTAGAGGTTATGAATCCAGACTGTGTTTGTGATCCTGAATACAGTTTGGTACTAGCCTGTGTTCAATATACATGAGAGCTTTAGCCTCTGCCTGGGTTATGGGCTGAAGGATAGATGGGACAGAGATGCTAGAAACCTTCCTGATTAAATCCATGGCATCATAATTTGCCCCAGAATTGAATGGTATTAGATAGGCAACTTGGTTTTGGATGGTGTACAtgtgtttttcattatttttattctcactTGGTGAATGTATGCAACTAGTCCTGACCAgtagttcttctttttttccttcctcaagATCTACAAATGAACACTTTACCTTCAAGCGtagtctttaaaaaagaaattaacagaTGTGTAAATGGATCATTCTCTTTGTTCCTTGAtttctccttaaaaaaatacTCCCTAAGGGGAAAAATAGGTTCCCAAGCACTCATCAGGGCTTAGACCTGTTATGAAGCCTTGGCTAAGCATATAACTGTGTGTCAACTTAACTGGGATTGTGGTATCATTTATAGAGCTGTCACATTTCAGATCCTGAGACATCtacagagtgaaaaaaaaaaaaaggagtctctgctcttaactttttttttttgtcattcctggggcttgaactcagggcctgagcactgtccctggcttcattttgctcaaggctagcactctaccacttgagccacagtgccacttctggccgttttctgcatatgcagtgctggggaattgaacccagggcttcatgtatgggaggcaagcactcttgccactaggccatgtccccagcccttctctGCTCTTCTTAAAGGAAGAATTCAGTTTCACTTCTGGGAAGATGATTTACCAAGAGGAAACAGGTAATTGGGAGccagtgcctcacatctgtaatcttaggtacttagGTAGCtcagatctggggatcatagttcGAAATTAGCCATGGCATGAGAgtctgagactatctccaattaaccaccaaaaagctgtgcctcaagtggtagagcactacctagtcttgagtgaagaagcatagggacagtgtccaggttgtgggttcaagccccaggacatgcacAGAAAAACGAAAAAGGAAAAAAGCGAACAGGACCATATGATAGTTAATGTGCTTATGTGGTAAACATGTGTTGGACTTTCCAGAAAACTGTGGTAGTTAATGAGAACAGGAGGATTCCCCAGCAGTGGCTTATAGCCATTGGAGTCATCTAGGAATTCTCTGTGCTGGCCTTTGAAGCAAGTATCTAATCACTCACTTACCAACTTTGTTCTGAGCATCTCCTGAACAAGATGCTTTTCTCGCACCAGAGATGGGATGAGGGTGAGAGATACAGACACAAGGCCTTAGAAACACAGGTTAAGTGCCATAGCTGTGGACAAAGCAATCTCTGCTGCCATGTTACTAGAGTGCTGCTGCAAGGCGTCTAGCCGTCTCACTTGGGCGCTGCCATGAAAGGCCTGCCTTGGGGGGCCAGCTCTTGTACCTGGGCCAAAGCCGGGCTCGCAGGGCAGATGGCCAGAACTTGGAAGGAATTCTCTTCCGCAGCCCAAGATCCAGGCTTGGCCCCAGCACCGTCTTGCCAATTGCTGCTGCCTGGGGCCTCGCACACATTCCAAGCGCCCGCCCCCTCGGCCCCTCCTCTGGGCTCACCCCCCTCCCttgttcctttctcctcccccccctcccaaccAGCTGTCCCCTTTCTCCCCAgacagcctgggcctgggagGAGGCCGCCGCAGGGCCGGAGGGGGcgtggtggggaaggggaggaggcgcAGGGTTGAGGGGATAAGGAGGCCCAGCAGCCGGCGCCCCCCAGCCACTGCACTCCTGTCCCAGAGCTGGGTGCCTCGTCTGTCGCCCTCTCCAGCCTCAGCTTGCCCGCCCGACCGCTTGACCGTGCAGTTCCCTTCGCCGAGAGGGGAAAGGTCAGCAGCGTCCTGGAGCCTCCGTGTCACTCCTCAAGAGCCATGAATTGCAGCGAGAGTCAACGGCTGCAAACTCTTTTGAGCCGCCTGCTGCTTGACCTGCACCATCGGGGTAATGCTAGCGGCTTGGGCGCCGGCCCCGGCCCAAGCATGGGTATGGGTGTCGTGCCTGACCCTTTTGTGGGCCGCGAGGTGACCAGCGCCAAAGGCAACGACGCCTATCTCTACATCCTGCTCATCATGATCTTCTACGCCTGCCTGGCCGGAGGCCTCATCCTGGCCTACACTCGCTCCCGCAAGCTCGTGGAGGCCAAGAACGAGCCATCTCAGGCCTACCCCGGGGAGCAGGAATGGGCCACCGGCCGCTACCCCGACACCGATGCCGAGAAAGCCTCTGGCTCCCCTGCCCAGGGTCTCAGCCACTCTGCCCTGGGGGCGCTGCCTGCTCTTCCTCTAGGTGCCAAGCAGGTCTAGATCCACCCATCCGcacctcacccccctccccagcaatCGGCACCCTCCTAATCTACTTACATCTGAACGCTACccatctctttcctccctttccaggGCTCCTCTCAGACAATGATGAGAGGTCAGGAGCTCTTGTCTGGAAGCCCCGGAAGGAAAAGCACCACCCTACTCCCTCCTGgccactttctctctcctcttccatcatgccttcacccccaccccacatatCCAACTGCACTAAACTGCTTCTGCTCTTGTCTTCAGACAGCTCTGACACCA from Perognathus longimembris pacificus isolate PPM17 chromosome 28, ASM2315922v1, whole genome shotgun sequence includes:
- the Kcne5 gene encoding potassium voltage-gated channel subfamily E regulatory beta subunit 5 produces the protein MNCSESQRLQTLLSRLLLDLHHRGNASGLGAGPGPSMGMGVVPDPFVGREVTSAKGNDAYLYILLIMIFYACLAGGLILAYTRSRKLVEAKNEPSQAYPGEQEWATGRYPDTDAEKASGSPAQGLSHSALGALPALPLGAKQV